Proteins from one Homalodisca vitripennis isolate AUS2020 chromosome 3, UT_GWSS_2.1, whole genome shotgun sequence genomic window:
- the LOC124358481 gene encoding uncharacterized protein LOC124358481: MALRGRRLVELALAENEVSPEVRQSMDREFGIVNIDNNSTTNLNEHTYFVSPKPTTNIENNTSNTVKTKLCQIVNYKELSDSDSPLFSDSDEYNYAPSSDFGEVSSSDEEPKKKRRSKKINKVSLLKHVAVQKVTNYEKQQQIGQEPESSTEKETVVFEQILTGDTQLNTNKDSVVENREGEENRNEARGQEIRGIKQKLKRSRKGLSNPQQWQRQVNKEKRMRGESYKGLKKNNGKFTLSVDKEGDQPNGNWYEDLHGRRE; the protein is encoded by the exons ATGGCTCTCAGAGGCAGGCGCTTAGTTGAACTGGCGTTGGCAGAAAATGAGGTCTCACCAGAGGTTCGACAATCCATGGACCGTGAGTTTGGTATTGTGAACATCGACAACAACAGTACAACAAACCTTAATGAGCATACTTATTTTGTAAGTCCTAAGCCTACtaccaatattgaaaataacacttcaaatacagtaaaaacaaaactctGCCAAATTGTAAACTACAAAGAATTGTCAGATAGTGACAGTCCTTTATTTTCGGATTCAGATGAGTACAACTACGCTCCCAGTAGTGACTTTGGTGAGGTTTCTAGCAGTGATGAGGaaccaaaaaagaaaagaagatcgaagaaaattaataaagtaagtcTGCTGAAACACGTAGCAGTTCAGAAAGTAACAAACTATGAAAAACAACAGCAAATCGGACAAGAACCAGAAAGCAGCACAGAAAAAGAAACAGtagtttttgaacaaatattaacagGCGATACCCAACTGAATACTAATAAAGATAGTGTAGTTGAAAACAGAGAAGGAGAagaaaatagaaatgaagctcgaGGGCAAGAAATAAGAGGGATAAAACAGAAACTTAAAAGAAGTCGGAAAGGTTTATCTAATCCACAGCAATGGCAAAGACAAGTCAACAAAGAAAAGAGGATGCGGGGAGAAAGTTACAAgggcttaaaaaaaaataatggaaagtttACATTGAGTGTTGACAAGGAAG GAGATCAGCCCAACGGGAATTGGTACGAGGATCTGCATGGTCGAAGAGAGTGA